In a genomic window of Candidatus Bathyarchaeota archaeon:
- a CDS encoding flavodoxin domain-containing protein, with protein MKKLLVLYYSRSGNTEKMAKALAEGAQSGGNIEVELNYHIETPDLANFDAIAIGAPTYRNEMPIDFKTLFEEVEAKGINLKGKLGAAFGSYGWSGEAPKKVLDILKEKFGMVTLEPPLLAKYAPDAAALESCRGLGKKISETLKNTA; from the coding sequence ATGAAGAAACTACTTGTTTTATATTATAGCCGCAGCGGAAACACCGAGAAAATGGCAAAAGCCTTAGCAGAAGGTGCTCAAAGCGGCGGTAACATAGAAGTGGAATTGAATTATCACATAGAAACCCCGGACTTGGCAAACTTTGATGCAATAGCTATTGGTGCACCAACTTATCGAAACGAAATGCCGATAGACTTCAAGACGCTCTTTGAAGAAGTTGAAGCTAAAGGCATTAACCTAAAAGGCAAACTGGGAGCAGCCTTTGGCTCGTATGGCTGGAGCGGCGAGGCGCCAAAGAAGGTGTTGGATATTCTTAAAGAAAAGTTTGGCATGGTCACGCTTGAACCGCCCTTGCTCGCTAAATATGCACCCGACGCAGCCGCTTTGGAATCTTGCCGCGGCTTGGGAAAGAAAATTTCCGAAACATTGAAGAATACTGCTTAA
- a CDS encoding Em GEA1 (EM1), protein MVEERKKGQMSVEEAGRMGGQKGGRRTAETHGREFYEEIGHKGGQKVRRLIQEGKEYENE, encoded by the coding sequence TTGGTTGAAGAAAGAAAGAAGGGGCAGATGAGTGTTGAAGAAGCTGGACGCATGGGTGGACAAAAAGGTGGACGCCGAACAGCCGAAACCCATGGTCGAGAATTCTACGAAGAAATTGGTCATAAAGGCGGACAAAAAGTAAGAAGGCTGATCCAAGAAGGCAAAGAATACGAAAACGAATGA
- a CDS encoding Em GEA1 (EM1): MEEKKGKMTVEEAGRRGGLKTAETHGEEFYSEIGRKGGRIGGPKGGQRVRKLIQEGKEHESA, from the coding sequence TTGGAGGAAAAGAAAGGCAAAATGACTGTAGAGGAAGCAGGCCGCAGAGGCGGCTTAAAAACCGCTGAAACCCATGGCGAAGAATTCTACAGTGAAATAGGACGAAAAGGCGGTAGGATAGGCGGACCGAAAGGAGGTCAAAGGGTACGTAAGCTTATCCAAGAAGGAAAGGAACATGAAAGCGCGTAA
- a CDS encoding restriction endonuclease subunit S, producing MTLRITLQDLFASPSNPLIQIHSSWERVPLSSVAEILNGFAFESSNFSETTGFPLLRIRDIYNDKTECFFQGPYDQKYVIKKGDLLVGMDGDFNCARWTGPDALLNQRVCKISVKSQFYDDKFLELVLPGYLNEINKNTSSVTVKHISSKTIGSIPLPLPPLNEQKRISSHIMMLLAESKTSREYLNNVLSLLQKFRQAVLSKAFRGEYTKGESDEASAQTILKQIRKERDEKKHIQSKESGTPEMPKLPKKWLWTTIGDIFDVSSGGTPRRNRPEYWNGNIPWVSSGEVAFKDITETNECITKEGLDNSSAKLYPPGTVLLALYGEGKTRGQAAILRISATTNQAIACIQSSKTNMLPEYLYWWLYFRYIETRRLGVGANQPNMYLHDVRSMIFPLAPISEQKSTISRICELFAFANEIETLVKKGKSKNDCIDETILAKAFVGKLIPQNRDDEPASILLKRIEAEAAKTRIYTRQQSKERPQSKRLKESEKTKTLEAILKEIGPATIERTYEASGLSMEDFWDKLKAETDAGRIKKSRNGNLTYLKADK from the coding sequence ATGACTTTGCGCATAACGCTACAGGATTTGTTCGCGTCCCCTTCAAATCCCCTTATTCAGATCCATAGTTCTTGGGAACGCGTTCCTTTAAGCAGTGTTGCAGAGATTTTGAATGGATTTGCTTTTGAGTCGTCAAATTTTTCGGAAACAACTGGTTTTCCTTTGCTCCGAATACGTGACATATACAACGACAAAACCGAATGTTTCTTTCAAGGACCTTATGATCAAAAATATGTAATAAAAAAAGGCGACCTTCTTGTTGGAATGGACGGCGATTTCAATTGCGCTCGTTGGACGGGACCAGATGCCCTTCTTAATCAAAGAGTATGCAAAATATCTGTCAAATCACAATTCTACGACGACAAATTCTTGGAGTTGGTCTTGCCCGGATATCTAAATGAAATTAATAAAAATACTTCTTCAGTCACTGTCAAGCACATATCCTCAAAAACTATAGGTTCAATTCCGCTTCCTCTTCCTCCGCTTAATGAACAAAAGAGGATCTCTTCTCACATAATGATGTTGCTTGCTGAGAGCAAGACTAGTAGAGAATATTTGAACAATGTTTTGTCTCTGCTTCAAAAATTTCGCCAAGCGGTTCTTTCTAAGGCATTCAGGGGCGAGTACACAAAAGGCGAATCGGATGAAGCTTCAGCGCAGACCATCCTAAAACAAATTAGAAAAGAACGAGACGAAAAAAAACATATACAATCAAAGGAAAGTGGTACCCCAGAGATGCCCAAACTGCCAAAAAAATGGTTATGGACCACAATCGGAGATATATTTGATGTTTCATCGGGAGGCACACCCAGAAGAAACAGGCCAGAATACTGGAACGGTAACATACCGTGGGTATCCTCGGGAGAAGTGGCATTTAAGGATATAACTGAAACAAATGAATGCATAACAAAGGAGGGTCTCGACAATAGTAGCGCTAAGCTCTATCCACCCGGAACAGTATTGCTTGCATTATATGGTGAAGGCAAAACTAGAGGGCAGGCAGCGATTCTTCGTATTTCAGCAACAACTAATCAGGCTATAGCTTGCATACAAAGTTCAAAAACAAATATGCTTCCTGAATACCTGTACTGGTGGCTTTATTTTAGATATATTGAAACAAGAAGGTTAGGGGTTGGCGCTAATCAGCCAAATATGTATTTGCATGACGTAAGGAGTATGATTTTCCCGCTTGCTCCGATTTCTGAGCAAAAAAGTACAATCTCCAGAATTTGCGAACTTTTTGCTTTTGCAAACGAAATTGAAACATTGGTTAAGAAAGGAAAGAGCAAAAATGATTGTATTGATGAAACGATTCTAGCCAAAGCTTTTGTAGGTAAGCTTATACCTCAGAACCGGGACGATGAGCCCGCTTCAATTCTTCTAAAACGAATTGAAGCTGAGGCCGCAAAAACAAGAATTTACACAAGACAACAATCCAAAGAAAGACCTCAATCTAAGCGCCTCAAAGAAAGCGAAAAAACCAAAACATTGGAGGCGATTCTAAAAGAAATAGGCCCAGCCACAATAGAACGAACATATGAAGCTTCAGGATTGAGCATGGAAGATTTTTGGGACAAGCTCAAGGCCGAAACAGATGCAGGTCGGATCAAAAAATCAAGAAACGGAAACCTAACATATTTGAAGGCAGATAAATGA
- a CDS encoding B12-binding domain-containing radical SAM protein, translating into MKVLLINPPQTFYPGSEPPAGNLPLGLMYLAAVLQKNGYQPEILDAFMAAQDFQKTGETLSVGLPFEEIKREIQKRKPDIVGIAGPFTSQIENALKVSALTKEVNPNILTVVGGPHVTLVPEEFLSEAKNVDIAVMGEGEYALLEIAQAHEGKKDLGDILGIAYRQNGVVTVNPRRPFLQNLDELPYPAYDLVDMEQYLGDKKIGYRSFQNRAISMVTSRGCPFNCCFCAVHLHMGQAFRAHSANYVLEHIQFVVDKYDVKNIFFEDDNLTLDLDRFESICDGIVARKIKIGWETPNGVRADRLNMELLKKMKRSGCKSVFVGVESGDQQILDNVVCKSLDLNRVVEFAKNAKEIGLKTGAFYIIGFPGETKENMQRTIDFALDLKRKYDVGMHLFAATPSYGTRLYDECKAKGYIAADLSWNSFAQARQTRGLPLITTDEFTPQEVKDLAANAMAQYKKIHLINLIKNPSKTLRSAFEQPQLILRYIKNLASK; encoded by the coding sequence ATGAAAGTGCTTCTCATAAACCCGCCGCAAACCTTCTATCCTGGCTCTGAACCACCAGCCGGCAATCTACCCCTCGGTTTAATGTACCTCGCGGCTGTGCTTCAAAAAAACGGTTACCAACCCGAAATCCTTGACGCTTTCATGGCTGCTCAAGACTTCCAAAAAACAGGCGAAACCCTGAGCGTCGGTTTGCCGTTTGAAGAAATAAAACGAGAAATCCAAAAGCGTAAACCAGACATCGTCGGCATCGCTGGACCCTTCACAAGCCAAATAGAAAACGCCCTTAAAGTCAGCGCACTCACAAAAGAAGTCAACCCCAACATCCTAACCGTTGTAGGTGGCCCACACGTAACCTTAGTTCCCGAAGAATTCTTATCCGAAGCCAAAAACGTTGACATAGCCGTTATGGGCGAAGGCGAATATGCCCTTCTAGAAATCGCTCAAGCGCATGAAGGCAAAAAAGACCTCGGAGATATCTTAGGCATCGCGTACCGGCAAAACGGCGTTGTTACGGTTAATCCGCGTCGGCCTTTCCTCCAAAACCTCGACGAACTGCCCTACCCAGCCTACGACTTAGTGGATATGGAGCAATATTTGGGTGACAAAAAGATCGGTTATCGAAGCTTCCAAAACCGCGCTATCTCCATGGTTACCAGCCGCGGTTGCCCTTTTAATTGCTGTTTCTGTGCTGTGCATTTGCACATGGGGCAGGCGTTTCGGGCGCACTCCGCTAATTATGTGTTAGAGCATATCCAATTTGTCGTCGATAAGTATGATGTGAAGAACATTTTTTTTGAAGATGACAACCTTACTTTGGACCTTGACCGCTTCGAGTCAATCTGCGACGGCATAGTCGCGCGAAAAATCAAAATTGGCTGGGAGACCCCTAACGGCGTCCGGGCGGACCGCCTAAACATGGAATTGCTCAAGAAAATGAAGCGGTCAGGTTGCAAAAGCGTCTTTGTCGGTGTCGAATCAGGCGACCAACAAATCCTCGACAATGTAGTCTGCAAAAGCCTCGACCTTAACCGCGTGGTCGAATTCGCCAAAAACGCCAAAGAAATCGGCTTAAAAACAGGCGCCTTCTACATCATTGGGTTCCCCGGGGAAACCAAAGAGAACATGCAGCGTACCATAGATTTTGCATTGGACCTCAAGCGGAAGTATGATGTGGGTATGCATCTGTTTGCGGCGACGCCTAGCTATGGTACACGCTTATATGACGAATGCAAGGCTAAGGGGTACATTGCGGCTGATTTGTCTTGGAACAGTTTCGCTCAGGCTCGCCAGACTCGGGGTTTACCTCTGATTACTACAGACGAGTTTACGCCTCAAGAAGTTAAAGACTTGGCGGCCAACGCGATGGCTCAGTATAAAAAAATCCATTTAATCAATTTAATCAAGAATCCCAGCAAGACGCTAAGGTCCGCTTTTGAGCAGCCGCAACTCATTTTGCGCTACATCAAAAATTTGGCTTCAAAATAA
- a CDS encoding DEAD/DEAH box helicase family protein: MPSEAETRRTYIEKALSLAGWTPIVNYKDGCIYEKAAVREYKTENGPADYVLFDQGIAVAVVESKKLELGPQNVLIQAQRYSRGYRGRDFDFGGFHVPFIYSTNGKLFWFQDLRDIRSRSRQVAAFHTPSALAELLEGDKSKPEEWLRNTLVDNPSLRKYQKEAIESIERALLSNKRRMLVAMATGTGKTRVASALVYRLMKSGYAKRILFLVDRKALAAQAVKEFSTFEPEKGLKFDKTYEVYSQRFRLEDLDEEVKFDPKLLPTKYLTEPNTDLAFIYVCTIQRMRINLFGKEGMFGIPGRDIDEETDAEKIENIPIHAFDCVIADECHRGYTSVEESRWREVIDHFDAVKIGLTATPAAHTKAYFLDIVYRYDYERAVKEGFLVDYDIVKVHSDITMKGLFLKPGEEVGLKDTATGETRYEFLEDERKYETADLEDKVTAPDRNRKIIKEFAKYSLKQQEEFGHFPKSLFFAVNDLPQTSHADELVNMLRDEFGKGDVFVQKITGSPTVDRPLQWIRKFRNRPEPAIVVTVDLLTTGIDVPRIENLIFLRPVKSRILFEQMLGRGTRKCDEINKTHFTVFDCFDGTLLDYFKNSTGFTAEPPDRPSRSFREIIESIYANNDRTYNTSVLTKRLQRMDKSISSEGREQFALLLSTLTQADFLVNNTLSSFASSLASNLDENWDETIKLLRNPLFTKFCENYPKAPQTFVIASDSEDQVSSETLFRTVDGRDLKPEDYLIAFERFVKENPDHVNAINILLTKPKEFNTFELRELKSKLASTPERFTEPNLHRAYHRELADIISMVRHAALNEPLLDAAERVDKAFLRFREGKSFTKEQEEWLNLIRDHLVQNLLVDEDDFRIIPFSRHGGWNRANRAFNGKLKEILAQINVRMTS; this comes from the coding sequence GTGCCCAGTGAAGCTGAAACCCGAAGAACGTATATTGAAAAAGCTTTGAGTCTTGCAGGCTGGACACCTATTGTCAATTACAAAGACGGATGCATTTATGAAAAAGCCGCCGTTCGTGAGTATAAGACAGAAAACGGGCCAGCAGATTATGTCCTCTTTGACCAGGGAATTGCTGTTGCAGTTGTAGAATCAAAGAAACTTGAGTTAGGTCCTCAGAATGTCTTGATTCAAGCGCAAAGATACTCTCGTGGATATAGAGGAAGAGACTTTGATTTTGGTGGTTTTCATGTTCCTTTTATTTATTCTACCAATGGGAAACTTTTTTGGTTCCAAGATTTAAGAGATATTCGTAGTAGGTCGCGCCAGGTTGCAGCTTTTCATACGCCGTCAGCATTAGCAGAACTCCTTGAGGGGGATAAATCAAAACCTGAGGAGTGGCTAAGAAACACGTTGGTTGATAATCCTTCACTGCGCAAGTATCAAAAAGAAGCAATTGAGAGCATTGAACGTGCATTGTTATCTAATAAGCGCAGGATGCTTGTTGCGATGGCTACAGGCACGGGCAAGACACGGGTTGCTTCAGCTTTAGTCTATAGACTCATGAAATCAGGTTATGCCAAGCGAATTCTATTTCTTGTTGATCGAAAAGCGCTGGCTGCACAAGCCGTAAAAGAGTTTTCAACCTTCGAGCCTGAAAAAGGCTTAAAGTTTGATAAGACCTACGAAGTATATAGCCAGAGGTTTAGGCTTGAAGATTTAGACGAAGAAGTAAAGTTTGATCCTAAACTGCTTCCTACGAAGTATTTGACTGAACCAAACACTGATCTTGCTTTTATTTATGTTTGCACGATTCAGAGGATGCGAATCAATCTCTTTGGCAAAGAAGGTATGTTCGGTATACCTGGAAGAGATATTGATGAAGAGACAGATGCAGAAAAGATTGAGAATATTCCTATTCATGCATTCGACTGTGTAATTGCTGATGAATGCCACAGAGGTTATACTTCAGTTGAAGAAAGTAGATGGCGCGAGGTTATTGATCACTTTGATGCAGTTAAAATTGGGTTAACTGCTACGCCGGCTGCGCATACCAAAGCCTATTTCTTAGATATAGTCTATCGTTATGATTACGAGAGAGCGGTTAAAGAGGGTTTCTTGGTTGATTATGACATCGTCAAAGTTCATTCAGATATTACTATGAAAGGTTTGTTTTTGAAGCCGGGTGAAGAAGTAGGTTTGAAGGATACGGCAACCGGTGAAACACGGTATGAGTTTTTAGAGGATGAACGCAAATACGAAACCGCGGACTTGGAGGACAAAGTCACTGCGCCTGACAGGAATAGAAAAATTATTAAAGAATTTGCTAAGTATTCTCTGAAGCAACAGGAGGAGTTCGGGCATTTTCCGAAGTCTTTGTTTTTTGCAGTGAATGATTTACCTCAGACTAGTCATGCTGATGAGCTAGTCAATATGTTACGTGATGAGTTTGGGAAAGGGGATGTTTTTGTCCAAAAGATTACAGGCAGTCCGACAGTAGATCGTCCATTGCAATGGATTCGAAAGTTCCGCAATCGCCCTGAACCTGCAATTGTTGTCACTGTTGATTTGTTAACTACAGGAATTGATGTACCAAGGATTGAGAATTTGATTTTTCTAAGACCAGTAAAATCCCGTATTTTGTTTGAGCAAATGCTTGGGCGGGGAACACGTAAGTGCGACGAGATAAACAAGACACATTTTACTGTGTTTGATTGTTTTGATGGAACATTGCTTGATTATTTTAAAAACTCGACAGGATTTACGGCTGAGCCACCAGATAGGCCATCAAGGTCATTTAGAGAGATAATTGAATCCATTTATGCTAACAATGATCGTACTTACAATACAAGTGTTTTGACCAAGCGTTTGCAACGAATGGACAAGAGTATTTCGTCAGAAGGACGTGAACAATTTGCTTTATTGCTAAGTACTCTAACACAAGCAGATTTCTTGGTTAATAACACCCTTAGTTCATTTGCATCTTCATTGGCTAGCAACCTCGATGAAAATTGGGATGAGACCATTAAGCTTTTGAGAAATCCACTTTTCACCAAATTCTGTGAGAATTACCCAAAAGCCCCCCAGACCTTCGTCATAGCTTCTGATTCAGAGGATCAAGTTTCTAGTGAAACATTATTCAGGACAGTCGATGGACGTGATTTGAAGCCCGAAGACTACTTAATAGCATTTGAGAGGTTCGTAAAGGAAAACCCTGATCACGTAAACGCGATTAATATCCTCTTGACAAAACCAAAAGAATTTAATACTTTTGAATTGCGTGAACTTAAATCCAAGTTAGCATCAACCCCTGAGAGATTTACTGAGCCCAATCTTCATCGTGCATATCATCGAGAGTTAGCTGATATCATTAGTATGGTTCGACATGCAGCCTTAAACGAGCCTTTGTTGGATGCAGCTGAACGTGTTGACAAAGCTTTCTTGCGTTTCCGCGAAGGCAAATCATTCACAAAGGAACAAGAGGAATGGTTGAACTTGATAAGAGATCATTTAGTTCAGAATCTTCTAGTGGATGAAGACGATTTTCGAATCATTCCTTTCAGTAGACATGGCGGTTGGAATAGAGCCAATAGAGCGTTTAACGGAAAACTAAAAGAAATACTTGCGCAAATTAATGTGAGGATGACTTCATGA
- a CDS encoding AAA family ATPase, with translation MRLDKLFIGNFKNLLNAEINFDEKSLTTVLIGRNASAKSNLLEAIVSIFRHLDLNEDPPFKYKLSYLCRGRHIEIDADPQKNKMIQILVDGSPISFSVFSKSPDRRYLPNNVFGYYSGKSRRLEHYFDKHQEKFYRQLLEGQKTPLRPLFFARMVHSQYVLLAFFSFEEAESLNFLREYFGIVGFENATFVLKQPRWFQKKAKGDLFWGARGVVRGFLENLYSLETAAPIRRTERVTLPMGRAKTEERLYLRIEDLNSLHKLASKYDNNVEFFKTLESTYISDLIHELKIRVKKEGVPGSLEFAELSEGEQQLLTVLGLLRFTKEDESLFLLDEPDTHLNPNWKLEYVDLLQRIVGKNETSHVLVVTHDPLLVGGLKKEQVQIFRLQEPEKRVVILPPEKDPIGMGVAGLLTSELFGLPTTLDLETQRKLERKKELAVKKELTLEESQELEKLDEELRSMGFLDTFRDPLYSQFIKAIAEYEQFEKPAMNREEKEEQAKLAKEIVEKLKKGKS, from the coding sequence ATGAGACTAGACAAACTTTTTATTGGGAATTTCAAAAATTTATTAAACGCGGAAATTAATTTCGACGAGAAAAGTCTCACTACAGTTTTAATAGGACGAAACGCAAGCGCAAAGTCAAATCTTTTGGAAGCAATAGTGTCAATATTTCGGCACTTGGACCTCAACGAAGACCCTCCGTTCAAATATAAGTTAAGTTACTTGTGTAGAGGTAGGCATATCGAGATCGACGCAGACCCCCAAAAGAACAAGATGATTCAAATTTTGGTAGATGGGAGCCCGATTTCTTTTTCGGTTTTTAGTAAATCACCCGACCGAAGGTATTTACCTAACAACGTTTTCGGATATTATTCCGGAAAAAGTAGACGACTTGAACACTATTTTGACAAACATCAGGAAAAATTCTACAGACAATTGTTGGAAGGACAAAAAACTCCTCTAAGACCGTTATTTTTTGCTAGAATGGTTCATAGCCAATATGTTTTGTTAGCCTTCTTTTCTTTTGAAGAGGCAGAATCACTCAATTTTCTAAGAGAATATTTCGGCATTGTTGGTTTTGAGAATGCCACATTTGTCTTAAAGCAGCCTAGATGGTTTCAGAAAAAAGCTAAAGGTGATCTTTTTTGGGGTGCACGTGGTGTTGTTCGAGGATTTTTAGAAAACTTATACTCTTTGGAAACCGCAGCGCCCATAAGAAGAACTGAAAGAGTTACTCTGCCAATGGGCAGAGCAAAGACTGAAGAAAGACTCTATCTGCGCATTGAAGATTTGAACTCACTCCATAAGCTTGCATCTAAATACGATAATAACGTGGAGTTCTTCAAAACGTTAGAGAGCACTTACATATCTGACCTCATACATGAACTGAAAATTAGGGTTAAAAAAGAAGGTGTACCTGGCAGTTTGGAATTCGCGGAGTTAAGCGAAGGAGAACAACAACTGCTGACCGTCCTTGGGCTTCTTAGATTTACAAAAGAAGATGAATCACTTTTCTTGCTTGATGAACCAGACACTCACCTTAACCCTAATTGGAAGCTTGAATACGTGGATTTGCTTCAAAGAATAGTTGGAAAGAACGAGACAAGCCACGTTCTTGTAGTGACACATGACCCTCTTCTTGTTGGAGGATTGAAAAAAGAACAAGTTCAAATTTTTAGGTTACAAGAACCAGAAAAACGAGTAGTTATCTTGCCACCAGAAAAGGATCCAATAGGCATGGGTGTTGCAGGATTGTTAACCAGTGAACTTTTCGGTCTGCCAACAACTTTGGATTTAGAAACACAGCGTAAATTGGAAAGGAAGAAAGAGCTCGCAGTCAAAAAAGAATTAACTTTAGAGGAAAGCCAAGAATTGGAGAAGCTTGATGAAGAGCTTAGAAGTATGGGCTTTTTGGATACCTTTAGAGACCCACTATATAGTCAATTCATTAAGGCGATTGCAGAATATGAACAATTCGAAAAACCTGCAATGAATAGGGAAGAGAAAGAAGAACAAGCAAAACTTGCAAAAGAAATAGTTGAAAAATTGAAGAAGGGCAAAAGTTGA
- a CDS encoding ferritin-like domain-containing protein, translating into MEQKKDSTLLDFLKNQVVVEKQIVDSIEKSIVDMKNPAVKGVLKGVSLDSVKHAELYSSAITLLTQTSTALNQGDLDFQKKLIQKHIDIESELIKKLQAIIPSIENQKVVFLLKAILNDEIRHHEMLKMTLEIVVRGETITEDDWWQLLWEGVPFHGTPGGG; encoded by the coding sequence ATGGAACAAAAAAAAGACAGCACTCTCCTTGATTTTCTGAAGAATCAGGTTGTGGTTGAAAAACAAATAGTTGATTCTATAGAGAAATCTATTGTTGACATGAAAAACCCCGCAGTCAAGGGTGTGTTGAAAGGTGTTTCGTTGGATTCTGTGAAACATGCAGAACTCTACAGCTCCGCAATAACCCTGCTAACTCAGACATCAACAGCGCTAAACCAAGGTGACCTTGACTTCCAAAAGAAGCTAATCCAAAAACACATAGACATCGAATCTGAGTTAATAAAGAAACTTCAAGCAATAATACCAAGCATCGAAAACCAAAAAGTTGTATTTCTCCTAAAAGCCATCCTAAACGACGAAATCAGACACCATGAAATGCTCAAAATGACTCTAGAAATCGTTGTGCGCGGAGAAACTATTACTGAAGATGACTGGTGGCAACTGCTCTGGGAAGGCGTGCCTTTTCATGGTACCCCGGGTGGCGGGTAA
- a CDS encoding general stress protein B: MTVAEAGRKGGQKTASTHGREFYEEIGRKGGEKVSAERGPEFYSEIGSKGGSERAKQHEGSPEARGKTSLEEAGHRGGQRVRRLIQAGKEHEGA; the protein is encoded by the coding sequence ATGACTGTTGCTGAGGCAGGAAGGAAAGGCGGACAAAAAACAGCGTCCACCCATGGAAGAGAATTTTATGAAGAAATCGGACGAAAAGGCGGCGAAAAAGTCTCCGCAGAAAGAGGTCCAGAATTCTATAGCGAAATCGGCAGCAAAGGCGGTTCAGAACGTGCAAAACAGCACGAAGGCTCGCCCGAGGCTCGAGGCAAAACAAGCCTAGAGGAGGCGGGGCACCGCGGAGGACAAAGAGTCCGACGCTTAATCCAAGCAGGTAAAGAACATGAAGGAGCCTAA
- a CDS encoding DUF2795 domain-containing protein — MHYPAEKKSLVNNAEGRDAPDDVMNIINKLPNKTYNSPIDITKEIGKIE; from the coding sequence ATGCATTACCCCGCAGAAAAGAAGAGTTTAGTCAATAACGCGGAAGGTAGAGATGCCCCCGATGACGTCATGAACATTATAAACAAGTTACCAAATAAAACCTACAATTCACCCATCGACATAACCAAGGAGATAGGCAAAATCGAGTAA
- a CDS encoding type I restriction-modification system subunit M gives MSDVDARLWGFCHTLRHDGINYGDYIEQLTYLLFLKIADEKGVAVPKECSWSALKAKSGTELLDNYIEALRTLGKQQGILGDIFGGALNKFREPVNLKKLISLIDETQWSDLDIDLKAKVYEGLLQKYAAEQKGAGQYFTPREAIRCVVRCIKPDIREKPDFIIHDPACGTAGFLIGAYEWMMKQTNEGADLSRDDRERLQKNTFSGVEIVQDTRRLALMNLYLHEIEADIYYDDALADGAYAHKRYDCIMTNPPFGTKGAGEAPIREDFTVKTSNKQLNFVQHLMTILKLGGRAAIVLPDNVLFEEHAGREIRKLLMTDCNLHTILRLPIGTFTPYSNGVKANILFFKKGFQTETVWVYDLRTNIEKITKSHPLSDNYFEDFEMCYNRNPRVETTRFKQFGKEIIEKRDFNLDLFWINANSKEDSESIQDPEVLVSDAITALESALFSLNELATKLYESDTKT, from the coding sequence ATGAGCGACGTTGATGCTAGACTTTGGGGTTTCTGTCATACACTCAGACATGACGGAATAAATTATGGAGATTACATTGAACAACTGACATATTTGTTGTTCCTCAAAATTGCTGATGAGAAAGGTGTGGCTGTTCCAAAAGAGTGTAGTTGGTCAGCTTTAAAAGCAAAATCAGGAACAGAACTATTAGACAACTACATAGAAGCCCTGCGCACTTTAGGCAAGCAGCAAGGTATATTGGGCGATATTTTTGGAGGGGCTCTCAACAAGTTCAGAGAACCAGTAAATCTCAAGAAACTAATAAGCCTGATTGATGAGACTCAATGGTCCGATCTTGATATTGATCTGAAAGCCAAAGTCTATGAAGGACTATTACAGAAATACGCAGCAGAACAAAAAGGCGCTGGACAATACTTCACACCTAGAGAAGCCATTCGCTGTGTTGTGCGATGCATAAAGCCCGACATTCGAGAAAAGCCTGATTTTATTATTCACGACCCTGCTTGCGGCACGGCTGGGTTTCTAATTGGAGCTTATGAATGGATGATGAAACAGACAAATGAAGGGGCAGATTTGAGCCGTGACGATCGAGAACGGCTTCAAAAAAACACTTTTTCCGGTGTCGAAATAGTGCAAGATACTCGAAGATTGGCTTTGATGAATCTCTATTTGCACGAAATCGAGGCAGACATATATTACGATGATGCATTAGCCGACGGCGCATATGCACACAAACGTTATGATTGTATAATGACAAATCCGCCTTTTGGTACGAAAGGAGCAGGAGAAGCGCCTATTCGAGAAGATTTTACCGTAAAGACCTCGAACAAGCAACTGAATTTTGTGCAACATCTTATGACAATTCTCAAACTTGGAGGAAGAGCTGCAATTGTTTTACCTGATAATGTTTTGTTCGAAGAGCATGCTGGAAGAGAAATAAGAAAACTATTGATGACAGACTGCAATTTACACACGATATTGAGATTACCGATTGGAACTTTCACACCGTACTCAAATGGAGTAAAAGCTAACATACTTTTTTTCAAAAAAGGTTTTCAAACAGAAACTGTTTGGGTTTACGATCTCAGGACAAATATTGAAAAAATCACCAAAAGTCATCCATTGAGCGATAACTATTTTGAAGATTTTGAAATGTGTTACAACAGAAACCCCCGCGTTGAAACTACTCGGTTTAAGCAATTTGGAAAAGAAATTATTGAAAAAAGAGACTTCAATCTTGACTTGTTCTGGATAAATGCTAATTCCAAGGAGGATTCCGAATCTATTCAGGATCCTGAAGTTCTGGTCAGCGACGCAATTACAGCATTAGAGAGTGCTTTATTCTCTCTCAACGAACTCGCAACAAAACTTTACGAGTCAGACACAAAGACCTGA
- a CDS encoding Em GEA1 (EM1) — MSEEKKKGKMTVEEAGRMGGQKTAETHGEEFYSEIGHKGGQKVKRLIEEGKEYEEK, encoded by the coding sequence GTGTCTGAAGAAAAAAAGAAAGGAAAGATGACCGTAGAGGAAGCAGGCCGCATGGGTGGACAAAAAACAGCTGAAACCCATGGCGAAGAATTCTACAGCGAAATCGGTCATAAAGGCGGACAAAAAGTTAAACGCCTCATTGAAGAAGGCAAGGAATACGAAGAAAAGTAA